One Polyangiaceae bacterium DNA window includes the following coding sequences:
- a CDS encoding SUMF1/EgtB/PvdO family nonheme iron enzyme, with translation MAWIPPGTLIAGTPPDRMPRVADEEMTGEQVVMTGFYIDVHPYPNEPGAIPTTNVTQAEAEALCVAQDKRLCTELEWERACKGPQNTTYEYGDTYRASVCATGVNRNLVPTGMNAGCRSAFGVHDMHGGIWEWTASQWKRDPTKTNLIATRGGNGTQGELIGRCANGRATRADMKRGDIGVRCCAGDVNSFEVVLSVTRGTPLVYLPNDTKTGPMLEPLAPEDIRAEAKKYDPDKRFVVKRVWVWHPLGNEELMLGGGCAKGAGKARCGVIVARMRSDVPISLGFVPTERWQPTIGEADSARELYVYGGDDAGAFRRRLSYEWGKIGVGEKARKIKRRGKKEPQW, from the coding sequence ATGGCGTGGATTCCGCCCGGCACGCTCATCGCAGGCACGCCGCCCGATCGCATGCCGCGCGTGGCCGACGAAGAAATGACCGGCGAGCAAGTCGTCATGACGGGGTTTTACATCGACGTTCATCCGTACCCGAATGAACCTGGTGCCATCCCGACGACGAACGTGACGCAAGCCGAGGCGGAAGCATTGTGCGTTGCGCAGGACAAACGCCTCTGCACCGAGCTCGAGTGGGAACGTGCTTGCAAGGGGCCGCAAAACACGACGTACGAATACGGCGACACGTATCGAGCTTCCGTGTGTGCGACGGGGGTCAATCGGAACCTCGTACCAACGGGTATGAACGCTGGCTGCCGTAGCGCGTTCGGCGTGCACGACATGCACGGTGGCATCTGGGAGTGGACGGCGAGCCAGTGGAAACGCGATCCGACGAAGACCAACCTCATCGCGACACGCGGAGGCAACGGCACGCAAGGCGAGCTCATTGGTCGCTGTGCGAATGGCCGAGCGACGCGTGCCGACATGAAGCGCGGCGATATCGGTGTCCGATGCTGCGCAGGCGACGTGAACAGTTTCGAGGTCGTCTTGAGCGTTACGCGTGGCACGCCGCTCGTCTACTTGCCGAACGACACGAAGACCGGCCCGATGCTCGAACCGCTCGCCCCAGAAGACATTCGTGCAGAGGCGAAGAAGTACGACCCCGACAAACGATTTGTCGTCAAACGGGTTTGGGTATGGCATCCGCTTGGGAACGAGGAGCTCATGCTCGGTGGTGGATGCGCCAAGGGGGCCGGCAAGGCGCGTTGTGGCGTCATCGTGGCGCGCATGCGTTCCGATGTTCCGATTTCGCTCGGGTTTGTCCCGACCGAACGGTGGCAACCGACCATCGGAGAAGCGGATTCCGCTCGTGAGCTCTACGTCTACGGCGGCGACGATGCCGGCGCCTTCCGGAGGCGCTTGTCCTACGAGTGGGGCAAGATCGGGGTTGGCGAAAAGGCGCGCAAAATAAAGCGCAGGGGCAAGAAGGAACCGCAGTGGTGA
- a CDS encoding sigma-54-dependent Fis family transcriptional regulator, whose protein sequence is MLRFVPYSGKLDLVFPEKKQILVVDDEANLRRVLSAQLSRDGYEVHTAEDGEEALAFLKDHHIDLVITDLRMPKVDGMDLLRAAVRDDPSRPVVMLTAHGTVDNAVEALKTGAFDYITKPFDQHEVRMVVRKALRTRDLASADASRDVVPSAPREGNARFGIIGESQPIQDLYAIIERVADTPTTVLITGESGTGKELVARALHDNSSRRDRPFIKVNCAAIPKDLMESELFGYERGAFTGAVGSKPGRFELASGGTLFLDEIGEIPNEMQVKLLRVLQESEFERVGGIKTIRVDVRLVAATNRDLKREIGAGSFREDLFYRLNVVSIALPALRDRRSDIPPLVQYFIAKFNTRLRKNVDGVEQDALDRLCSYGWPGNIRELENVIERAVLFADGSRIRLEDLSDEVRSNEATTVAFAAAPATGETSRPQTSSQASVGDPADGLKEQVKAAMSRLERQLIVRALEQTQGNVTHAARLLKISRKGLQLKMKELGLRERDSEST, encoded by the coding sequence ATGCTCCGCTTTGTGCCTTACTCTGGTAAGCTCGATCTGGTGTTTCCCGAGAAGAAGCAGATCCTCGTCGTCGACGACGAGGCGAACCTGCGCCGCGTTCTAAGCGCGCAGCTCAGTCGTGATGGGTACGAAGTGCATACGGCCGAGGATGGCGAAGAGGCCCTCGCTTTCCTGAAGGACCATCACATCGACTTGGTGATTACCGATCTTCGGATGCCCAAGGTCGACGGCATGGATCTCTTGCGCGCCGCTGTCCGCGACGATCCGAGTAGGCCCGTCGTGATGCTCACGGCCCACGGCACCGTCGACAACGCCGTCGAAGCTCTGAAGACCGGAGCTTTTGACTACATAACAAAACCTTTCGACCAGCACGAAGTGCGCATGGTCGTCCGCAAGGCGTTGCGAACGAGGGACCTTGCGAGCGCCGACGCATCACGTGACGTCGTTCCTTCCGCACCTCGCGAAGGAAACGCGCGCTTCGGAATCATCGGCGAAAGTCAGCCCATTCAGGATCTCTACGCCATCATCGAGCGCGTTGCCGACACCCCCACGACCGTGCTCATCACAGGCGAAAGCGGCACGGGCAAAGAGCTCGTCGCGCGGGCCTTGCACGACAACTCCAGCAGGCGCGATCGCCCCTTCATCAAGGTCAACTGCGCTGCGATCCCGAAGGACCTCATGGAGTCCGAGCTGTTCGGCTACGAGCGAGGTGCGTTCACGGGAGCCGTTGGATCGAAGCCGGGCCGTTTCGAGCTCGCATCGGGCGGAACGTTGTTCCTCGACGAGATCGGCGAAATTCCGAACGAGATGCAGGTCAAGCTCCTGCGTGTGCTCCAGGAAAGCGAATTCGAGCGGGTTGGAGGTATCAAGACCATCCGCGTCGACGTCCGCCTCGTCGCCGCGACGAACCGAGACCTCAAGCGCGAGATCGGAGCAGGATCGTTCCGTGAGGACTTGTTCTACCGCTTGAACGTCGTATCGATTGCGCTTCCAGCGCTTCGCGACCGCCGCTCGGACATCCCTCCGCTCGTCCAGTACTTCATCGCGAAGTTCAACACGCGCCTGCGCAAGAACGTCGATGGCGTCGAACAGGATGCGCTCGATCGTTTGTGCTCATACGGATGGCCTGGCAACATCCGCGAGCTCGAAAACGTCATCGAACGAGCGGTGCTCTTCGCGGATGGATCCCGCATTCGCCTCGAAGACTTGTCCGACGAAGTGCGTTCGAACGAAGCGACCACGGTTGCGTTCGCCGCGGCGCCTGCGACGGGCGAGACGTCACGTCCTCAAACGAGCTCGCAGGCTTCCGTGGGCGATCCAGCGGATGGCTTGAAGGAGCAGGTCAAGGCAGCCATGAGCCGTCTCGAACGGCAGCTCATCGTGCGCGCGCTTGAACAGACCCAGGGCAACGTGACGCATGCCGCAAGGCTTCTCAAAATCTCTCGTAAAGGATTGCAGCTCAAGATGAAGGAGCTGGGCCTTCGGGAGCGTGACTCCGAATCGACGTGA